One Nostoc sp. UHCC 0302 DNA window includes the following coding sequences:
- a CDS encoding alcohol dehydrogenase catalytic domain-containing protein: MLAALLYGQEDLRLEEVADPTPATGEVVIQVGVATTCGTDLKVWRRGGHAKMLKPPTLFGHEAAGQIVTLGAGVTGWQVGDRVVANNSAPCMNCFFCQRQEYSLCPNLTWNNGTFAEYLKIPAAIVEHNLLRIPDELPFELAAMTEPLACVLHGVARSNIKAKDQVVVLGDGAIGLMFVAALSVKAEVLLWGGNNHRLEIGKKLGASKTFNYHQIPNISGVVKEFTQGWGADVVIEATGVPSVWETAIACARPGATVNLFGGCPRDTSITVNTEQLHYSELTLKGVFHNTPEYVRAALSLIASRQIPFELLISEQRPLKDLEQVFSDMKARKVIKVAMLP; encoded by the coding sequence TTGTTAGCAGCGTTGCTTTATGGGCAAGAAGATTTACGCTTAGAAGAAGTAGCTGACCCCACTCCAGCAACGGGTGAAGTGGTGATTCAAGTGGGGGTAGCCACAACTTGCGGCACAGATTTGAAAGTCTGGCGACGTGGTGGTCATGCCAAAATGCTCAAACCGCCAACACTTTTTGGTCATGAAGCTGCTGGGCAAATTGTTACTTTGGGTGCAGGCGTTACCGGTTGGCAAGTAGGCGATCGCGTTGTCGCTAATAATTCCGCCCCATGCATGAATTGCTTTTTTTGTCAACGGCAAGAGTATTCTTTGTGTCCAAATTTGACATGGAATAATGGGACTTTTGCTGAATACCTAAAAATTCCGGCGGCTATAGTAGAGCATAATTTATTGAGAATTCCCGATGAGTTGCCGTTTGAATTGGCAGCGATGACGGAACCTTTAGCTTGTGTGTTACACGGTGTAGCGCGTTCAAATATTAAAGCCAAAGATCAAGTAGTCGTCTTGGGAGATGGGGCGATTGGTTTGATGTTTGTAGCGGCGTTGAGTGTAAAAGCTGAAGTGTTGTTGTGGGGAGGTAATAACCACAGGCTAGAAATTGGTAAAAAATTGGGTGCAAGCAAGACTTTTAATTATCACCAAATCCCGAATATTTCTGGTGTAGTGAAAGAATTTACACAAGGATGGGGTGCAGATGTGGTGATTGAAGCTACTGGTGTGCCAAGTGTTTGGGAAACTGCGATCGCTTGCGCCCGTCCTGGTGCAACTGTCAATTTATTCGGCGGTTGTCCACGGGATACGAGCATTACTGTTAATACAGAACAGCTACACTATAGCGAATTAACCCTTAAAGGCGTGTTTCACAATACACCAGAGTATGTAAGGGCGGCACTATCACTGATAGCTAGTCGTCAAATTCCCTTTGAATTGCTTATTAGCGAACAGCGCCCATTGAAGGATTTAGAACAGGTGTTTTCTGACATGAAGGCGCGTAAAGTGATTAAGGTGGCGATGCTGCCATAA
- the cas2 gene encoding CRISPR-associated endonuclease Cas2, with translation MYVVISYDVSEDSRRTKIHKILKSYGQWMQYSVFECDLTQTQYAKLRSRLAKVIKPDQDSIRFYFLCGCCQPKIERIGGEMPIDTTVFFA, from the coding sequence ATGTACGTTGTGATTTCCTACGATGTATCAGAAGACAGTCGCCGTACTAAAATTCACAAGATTCTCAAATCTTATGGGCAGTGGATGCAGTATTCAGTATTTGAGTGCGACCTGACACAGACCCAGTATGCTAAACTGCGATCGCGTCTTGCTAAAGTGATCAAGCCAGACCAAGACAGTATCCGCTTTTACTTCCTCTGTGGTTGCTGTCAACCCAAGATTGAGCGCATCGGCGGCGAAATGCCAATTGATACCACAGTCTTTTTTGCTTGA
- a CDS encoding Dethiobiotin synthetase, translating into MNYETARKLLIDQTLTKEENPDALLKRLKQGKPPVPGQITSILLALKVVYEALKDAPSLDRELALALYQLGIKAQQLFAAGRKAGVDWPPLLKEDLLRISLASESIFSGTWQTLAPAGLGNL; encoded by the coding sequence ATGAACTACGAAACAGCTCGCAAACTTCTCATAGACCAGACACTCACAAAAGAGGAAAACCCAGATGCCCTGTTAAAACGTCTCAAACAGGGTAAACCGCCAGTACCGGGTCAAATAACCTCGATTTTACTGGCATTGAAAGTAGTTTATGAAGCGCTAAAAGATGCCCCAAGCCTTGACAGAGAACTGGCTTTAGCCCTTTATCAGTTAGGCATCAAGGCACAACAGTTATTTGCCGCAGGACGCAAAGCTGGGGTTGATTGGCCACCACTGCTAAAGGAAGATTTGTTACGAATTTCCCTAGCATCTGAAAGTATCTTTTCTGGTACATGGCAAACCCTAGCTCCTGCGGGGTTGGGGAATCTCTAG